One region of Alosa sapidissima isolate fAloSap1 chromosome 1, fAloSap1.pri, whole genome shotgun sequence genomic DNA includes:
- the mapre2 gene encoding microtubule-associated protein RP/EB family member 2 isoform X2 codes for MAVNVYSTSITQETMSRHDITAWVNDLLSLNYSKVEQLSSGAAYCQFMDLLFPGCISLKKVKFQAKLEHEYIHNFKLLQASFKRMNVDKIIPVEKLVKGRFQDNLDFIQWFKKFFDANYDGKDYDPVEARQGQDALPPPDPGEQIFNLPKKSLHAASSPTAGATRSTSSTPKSSTPTSRPSSAKRAPATSATPAKGEKELEAQVAQLSDQLNTMKLALEGVEKERDFYFGKLREVELLCQDQGPENTPFIERLMEVLYSADEEAAAELAEEAEAHGREELAQEPEEEQDEY; via the exons ATGGCGGTCAATGTGTATTCTACCTCAATAACCCAGGAGACGATGAGCAGGCATGACATCACTGCCTGGGTTAACGATCTTCTGTCTCTAAACTATTCTAAAGTTGAGCAGCTGTCCTCAG GGGCAGCCTACTGCCAGTTTATGGATCTGCTGTTTCCCGGCTGCATCAGTCTTAAGAAGGTCAAGTTCCAAGCTAAGTTGGAGCATGAGTACATTCACAACTTCAAGCTGCTGCAGGCCTCTTTCAAAAGGATGAATGTGGACAAG ATCATTCCtgttgagaagcttgtgaaaggACGGTTTCAGGACAATCTCGACTTCATCCAGTGGTTCAAGAAGTTTTTTGATGCCAACTATGATGGCAAGGATTATGATCCTGTTGAGGCCAGACAGGGGCAAGATGCTCTTCCCCCACCCGACCCTGGCGAGCAGATCTTCAACCTGCCAAAGAAGTCTCTCCACGCAGCGAGCTCTCCCACTGCAG GGGCTACCAGGTCAACTAGTTCAACCCCCAAATCGTCAACACCAACATCTCGGCCATCCTCAGCTAAAAGAGCTCCTGCAACCTCAGCAACTCCCgcaaagggagagaaggaactAGAGGCCCAGGTGGCACAGCTCAGTGACCAG TTAAATACAATGAAGCTGGCACTGGAGGGCGTTGAGAAGGAAAGGGACTTCTATTTCGGGAAGCTGCGGGAGGTAGAGCTCCTCTGCCAGGACCAGGGTCCAGAGAACACACCTTTCATTGAGCGACTTATGGAAGTCCTGTATTCAGCAGATGAA GAGGCGGCGGCCGAGCTCGCGGAGGAGGCAGAGGCCCACGGCAGAGAGGAGTTAGCTCAAGAGCCAGAGGAGGAGCAAGATGAGTACTGA